TGTACATCGGGCCATACGACAAGGTTGGCCCGGTGTACGAGCAGTTGATGAAATGGGTTGATGAGAACGGGTATGTCGTTGCCGGGCCGTGCATGGAGTTCTATCTGTCTGATCCATCCAAGACCCCGGCCGAGTCGCTCAAGACCGAAATCACCTGCATCGTCAAACCCAAGGCTGAAGAAGGACAGAAGTAGGTCAACGGACAGATTCCGAGCGGGGCGACCAGAAGGTCGCCCCGCTAGTAGCCTAAGCCGGTTTCGCCAGGTTCAGAACCAGCCGGAATCAACAACCCGCGGCCGACCGGCCCGGGTCTCGCACGAAGTCCTCCCTGGACAAGTTTGTTCGGAGCTCGCCGCTACGCTGACTTGCGGTCATATTCACAGCTACGTCCTCCAGAGGTTGACAAGTGCTGGATTTTGGGTATCCTTGCATCCGGAGGAAGTAAGAATGCCTATAGCGAAAGAGAAGAAGGAACAACTGATTCATCTCCATCAGTTGCACGATACCGATACTGGCTCGCCCGAGGTTCAGATTGCGATTCTGAGCGAGCGGATAAACCTGTTGAGTGAGCACCTGAAGGTGCACAAGAAGGACAAGCACTCCCGCCGCGGGCTCATCAAGATGGTCAACGAACGCCGGCGGCACCTAAACTACCTTTCCGAGCACCATAAGAGCCGCTACAAGAAAATTGTTGATGAACTAGGGTTGAGGGGTTAGACCTTGACCCGCGTCGAGAAACAAGTCTGCGGCCGCAACCTGTCATTAGAGTTCGGCCGTGTTGCCCGACAGTCTGACGGTGGGGTATTGGCGCGCTACGGTGATTCAGTCATTCTTGCCAGTGCCGTGTACCGGAAGGACCCGATCGAGTCCTATCAGGACTTCTTCCCTTTGACCGTTGACTATCGCGAGCTGGCCTACGCCGCCGGGAAAATCCCCGGCGGTTTCTTCAAGCGCGAAGGCCGGCCCCGCGACAAGGAAACGCTTACCTGCCGTCTCATTGACCGACCGATCAGACCGCTCTTCCCAGACAACTTCCGCAACGAAACCCAGATTGTCGCCTTTCTGCTCTCAACTGACCTTGAGAACGAGAGCGACCTCTTGGGACTCATTGCTGCCTCAGCCGCACTGACCGTCTCAGAAATTCCATTCCTCGGGCCAATTGGTGCCTGCCGTGTCGGCAAGTTCGGAAACGAGTTCGTTCTCAATCCGCCGATGACAAGAGAGGACGAGGCCGACATGTGGATGATGTACGTCGGTATCGGTGACCTGGTGATGACCATTGCCGGACAGGCCAGAGAAGCTAGTCCTGAGGATATTGACCGGGGCTGGGACCTGGCGGCACCGGTCATCCGTGAGACTATTGACCTTCAGCTTGAGCTTCAGCGACAGGTCGGCAAGCCCAAGCTCAGGACCGATCAGCCGCTGGTCGCGCCCGAGCTTGAGGCCGAAGTCCGCAAGCGTGCCGCAGACGGAGTCAGGGCCGCCAATAACATCCAGGACAAGCTCCAGCGCGGAAATGCCCGCACCGAACTGGTTCGCAAGCTGGTCGCCGACCTTGCCGAGACTTTTCCCGAATCCGAAGCCGCAATCAAGGGCGTGACGGACGCAATGTTCGGTGAAGACATGCGGCGCCGAATACTTGATACCGGCATCCGGCTTGACGGCAGAAAGGAAGGTGAGATTCGGCCGATTGAATGCGCAGTCTCGGTCCTGCCCCGGACCCACGGCTCGGCGCTCTTTACCCGAGGCCAGACTCAGTCCCTTGCCGCGACTACGCTCGGCACCAAGCAGGACGAACAGGTCGTGGACGACGTCGAGCTTGAGATGGAGGAGAAGAAGCGGTTCATGCTCCACTACAACTTCCCGCCCTTCTCGGTCGGCGAGGTCAAGTTCCTACGCGGACCGGGCCGCCGGGACATTGGCCACGGTGATTTGGCTGAACGTGCCCTCGCTGCTGTCATTCCGCCCGAGGAGAACTTCCCCTACACCATCCGGGTGGTTTCGGACATTCTCGAATCGAACGGCAGTTCCTCGATGGCCTCGGTCTGCGCCGGCTCGCTTTCGCTGATGGACGCGGGGGTGCCGGTCCGGGCCGCAGTTGCCGGCATGGCAATGGGCCTGATTGTGGACGGCGACATCGCCCGGGGTGCAAAGTACTCCCTCGTCACCGACATTATTGGTGACGAGGACCATTATGGCTACATGGACTTCAAGGTGGCCGGCACCCGCAAGGGCATCACTGCGATACAACTCGACCTGAAACTGCCCGGAGTCCCCTACTCAGTGCTTGCTGAAGGCATCCGCCGCGCGACTACAGCTCGCCTGAAAGTGCTCGACATAATGGACCAGACCCTGGCTCAACCCCGTCCTGAGATATCACGGCTTGCCCCGCGCATCGTATTCCTTAAGATCGACCGCGAGAAGATCGGCACGGTCATCGGTCCGGGCGGCAAGACCATCCGCAAGATTACTGATGAGACTGGCTGCACCATTGACATCGAGGACGACGGTACCGTGACTATTGCCTCGAACAAGGTCGAGGCTCTCGAACGGGCCCAGGCCTGGGTCGAATCGCTCGTAGCTGAGGTCGAAGTCGGCAAACTCTATCTGGGCACGGTGACGAGAATCATGAACTTCGGCGCCTTCGTTGAGATACTGCCGGGCAAAGAAGGAATGGTCCACATTTCCCAGCTCGCACCGACGCGGGTCCGCGCCGTCGAAGACGCGGTCCGAGTCGGCGACAAGGTCTGGGTCAAGGTTGTAGAAATTGACGACCTTGGCCGGATCAACCTGTCACGCAAGAAGGCAATGGAAGAACGGGGCGAGATTCCACCTTCAGACGACTCAGGGATTGCGGTCCGGCCCGAACGTCGCAACCATTCGCGGGACAGCGATCGCGACCATAGCCGGCGCCGTTCCCGGGAACGGCGCTAGAAGAACGCTTGGCCTTTGGGCGCTCCCGAGTTTGCAACCGACGGCATCCGAACCACAGTGCTGTCAAATGGACTTCTGCTCATTACCGAACAGTTGCCCCATGTCCACTCGGTCTGCCTCGGGCTTGCGTTCCGGATCGGCAGCCGGGATGACCCTAAGGACCTTGTCGGTCTTTGCCACCTCAACGAGCATATGGTGTTCAAGGGCACGGACCGGCTGTCCGCGCGCGACATATCCTATGCGGCGGAATCGCTCGGCGCGGAGCTGAACGCTTTCACCGACAAGGAAACGACCTGCTTCTACGGCCGGTTCCCGTCCGACCAGCAGGTTCCGGTCACTGAACTTCTGTGTGATATCGTTGCGCGACCGGCCTTCAACCAGCTTGAACTGGAAAAGGAGAAAGGCGTAATCGCCGAGGAAATCCGGAGCGCGGACGAAGACCCGGACTCAAAAACATTCAACCTGACTTTTCAGGCATTCTACCAGAACCATCCGATGGGTTGGCCAATAAGCGGTACTTTGGATTCGCTTGCCAGAGCCGAACCCGAGTTTCTACGCCGGGTCTATGCCGAACGATACCATGTTGGTACCGGGCTTGCAGTTGCGGTTGGCGAAGTCCGGACCGACGAACTGGCTCAGTGCATCGAACGCACACTTGGCCACTGGCCCAGGTTTGCGCCTCCGGTCCGGACAAGACCGGTTCCAGCTCCGGCCGGCGAGATGGTTGAAACCCGCCGCGACCTGAGCCAGGTGTACATCTGCCTCGCAGTACCGGCATTCCCTTTTGCCGACCTGAGACGTCACGCATTGGCCATCTTCAACACCGCATTCGGCGGCGGACTATCGTCCCGTCTGTTCCAACGCTTGCGCGAAACCGAAGGTTTGGTATATTCGGTGTCTAGCTTTGCCGAGCTCTTTGAAGATTCCGGGTTCATAGGTGTGTATTTCGTGGCCGAGGCAAGTAAGCTAACCCGCTGCCTTGAGGTCATCACCGACGAACTTGAGCGGCTGCGCCGTCACCGGTTCGGGTCGGACGAAATCGAACGCGCCCTTATCATGACCCGAAGCTCGATTCTCTTGGCTTTGGAAAGCCCGACCAGCCGGATGCTGCGACTGGCCAGAAGCCAGCAACTATTGGGACAGGTGCAGCCACTGGACGAGGCACTTGCATGTCTCGACCGGGTGAAGCATGCGGAAATAAACGACTTGGCGGACCAACTGTTCAGCGCCCCGGGCTTCTGCGTCGGTGCGGTCGGCCCGATTGAACCGGTCGAACTGCGCCGACTGCTGCCACGCTAACGAGCCGGCCTGGTCCGGGTACGAAAGAAAGGAGACGTATGCCAGGGAAGGTGACAATTTCCGAACGGGGGCGGCTGATGCCGGCCTCGCCCATCCGCAAGCTCGTGCCCTATGCCGACCGTGCCCGCTCACGCGGCGTCAAAGTATATCACCTGAACATCGGCCAGCCGGATGTGGAAACCCCGGCTGAGATGCTGGCCGCCTATCGCGGGCTTGACCTGAAAGTCATCGGTTATGGCCCGTCCAACGGCCTTACCGCCTATCTCGATGGCCTGGTCCACTACTACGCCGGCGTCGGAATCACGGTCGAAACGAAGGATATCCTGGTCACGGTCGGTGGCAGCGAAGCGATTGCCTTCGTCTATGGTGCCATCACCGACCCCGGAGATGAGGTTCTCGTACCCGAACCGTTCTACACCAACTACGCTGGGTACGCATGCATGAGTAGTATCCAGCTTGTGCCGGTGACCTGCCGGGCCGAAGATGGATTCCACCTACCGCCAGGCCGGGAGATCGAATCAAGACTGACTGAGCGTACCCGGGCCATCCTCGTGTCCAACCCGGGCAACCCGACCGGTGTCGTTTACACAGCCGATGAGATGGCGATGCTCGCGCGGCTCTGCCTTGAGCGGAACCTCTACCTTGTCGCCGACGAAGTGTACCGCGAGTTCATCTACGACCCCGGCGTCAAGCACCACAGCGTGATGAACCTTGCTGGCCTCGAGGACCGTGCAATTATGGTTGACTCGGTGTCCAAACGCTACTCAGCGTGTGGTGCCCGAGTCGGGTGTATCGTCTCCCGTAACCACGACCTGATGCAGACAGTCCTTAAGTTCGGCCAGGCCCGGCTCTGCCCACCGACAGTTGACCAGCTTGCCGCGCTGGCCGCGCTGTCCACGCCGGCTTCGTACTTTGCCGCGGTGCGGGATGAATACCGCCGCAGGCGCGACCTGGTATGCGACGCCTTGTGTGCCATGCCAGGAGTACTATGCCAGCGGCCGGCCGGAGCCTTTTACGTCGTTGCCCGTCTGCCGGTAGACGATGCCGAGCAGTTTGCCATCTTCATGCTTGACGAGTTTCAGGAGAACAACGAGACCGTGATGGTCGCACCAGCAAACGGGTTCTACGCCACCAAAGGTGCGGGCCAGAATGAAGTCCGCATCGCCTATGTCCTGAACTGCGATGACCTCGCACGCGCGATGAGTCTCCTGGCCCACGGCATAGAAGCGTACAACAGAAGGAAATGACCGCTGGTCCCATTGAGCAGCGCACCCAGCTCGAACCTGTCCAAGCGGACAGACACCCAAGACAGCCGCTGCGTATCTGCATGGTATCCGACAATTACTATCCCTATGTCGGCGGCATCCCGGACCATATCCATAACCTCTCCGTCGAGCTGCGCAAACGGGGACACACCGTAAAGGTACTGACTACCAACTTCGGCGGCAAGACGGTCGAAACTCTACCCTGCACACCGGACGAAGACCAGGTGTACCGCATCGGTACCGGACTTCTGGTCCGCTCCAACAAGTCGTTTGCCCGGGTGCCGATCGCCTGGCGGCCGGTGCACCGGGTAAAAAGATATTTTGCTGCCGAACGGTTCAACATCATCCACATTCACGGCTCGCTCGCACCAACTTTACCGCTTGTCGCCATCCGAGCATCCGAGTCAGTGAATGTCATCACTTTGCACTCCGACTATCAGCGCAGTATTCCCTACGTGCTTTTCTGGCCTGAGTTCCGTCCCTACTTCCACCACCTCCACGGTCTGGTTGCGGTCTCCGAACGGGCCCGCGACTCGACTGCCCGGTACTTTCCCGGCCCGTATCGGATAATCCCCAACGCGGTAGATGTCGAGACGTTCCGGCCCGACGTCACACCTATCCCCGAACTTGACAACGGCCGGCCCAAGGTACTGTTTCTTGGCCGGTTCGAGCCACGCAAGGGCCTCAAGTACCTCCTGATGGCAATGCCGGAAATCGTCCGCCAGGTTCCCGACGTCCAGCTTATCGTGGTTGGCGCCGGCCTGTTCGGGTATGCATACAAGGGGTACCTGGACAAGGAAGTCGAGGAGCACGTTCACTGGGCCGGTCTGGTTCCGAATGACGCCCGACCGCACTACTACGCAAGCTGCGACGTTTACTGCTCGCCGGCAATCGGTTTTGAGAGTTTCGGTATCGTGCTGCTCGAAGCAATGGCAAGTGCGAAGCCGGTCGTCGCCTCAGACATCGAGGGGTACCGCAAGGTGCTGGAGCATGGCCGCGAGGGCCTGCTTGTGCCGCCCCGTGACGTCGATGGTATTGCTGCCGCCATCGTACAACTGCTCAAAGACCCGACCTTACGCCAAAAGATGGGCGCTGCCGGCCGACAGAAGGCCTTGCGCTACTCCTGGTCCCGGGTCGCTGACCAGGTTGAGAGCCTGTACTACGAACTGCTCCAGGCCTATCCGGTTCCGCGTCTTGGCCGCCGCACGAGCTAAGTGGACGAAAAGAAGGCCATCGAAGGGGGTTCTGATTGTCGGCCTGAGGCACCAACCACGGTTGTCATGAACAACCGCAGCCAGTTGCTGCCGGTTTTGCGCATCCCGGAATTTGTCGTCTTCTCAGTCTCCCAGGCAGTCTCGCTCTTCGGCGACAAACTCGACTACATGGCGCTGCTTGCAATGATTGCCTACTTCGCCGAGGTGCTCAGATTGGATAGCGCCCGAGCGATATCTTTTCTCTCGGTCGTTGTTGCCCTGCCAGTGATACTTTTCGGCCCACTCGCCGGAATACTCGTTGACCGATGGGACCGGCGTAAGGTTATGGTCGTCTGCGATTCGGCCCGTACCGTGCTGGTTCTCCTGATACCGCTCGTCGCCATTGCCACAAAGAGTCTCTATCTCGTCTTTACAGTCGCCTTTGGCGTATTCCTGTTCGGTCTTTTCTTCAATACCTCGCGGCTTTCAATCATTCCCAACCTTGTCGGTCCGGAGAGGGTCCTGGGCGCAAATTCACTCATGAACCTCATCGGCCGGGTCGCCACGCTCCTCGGCATGTTCCTGGGCGGGCTCATCGTTGACTGGTCTGGCTGGCTTGGTCTTGGCATACGACCAACCTGGACTGCGGGCTTCTATCTCGATGCCCTTACCTATCTCGTATCGGTCATTGCGCTGCTTGTCATCTTCCGCCGCCTGGCCGGAGCTTGGCATCCGCCGGAAAAGCGGCTTACCGTTTCCGACGAGGCCCGGATGTTTCTCGATCAGCAGTCCAAGATGCTGCGCGAGGTAAAGGAACTCTGGCAGCTCGTAACGAGGGAACCATCGGTGTTCTTCGTCAATTGCACGGTCCTTGCGTACGTCATCATGGGTGCTGCGGTCCTTGTGCTCTACATCCCGATTATTCAGTCTGGTCGCGACGCGGGCGGGGTCGGACTCGGGACCAAAGGCGTGGGCTATGTCGCTGCGATCGGCTCAGTCGGCCTTGTCGTATCCTCAATGGCCTACGGCATTATCGGTCACCGCCTGCGCAAGCACAAGGTGATGCTCGGCTCATTTCTCGTGCTCGGACTCATCGCGATGGCACTGGCAATTTCCCGACAGTTTGTCTGGGTCGCGCCGCTCGCGCTCCTGGCTGGACTTGCGCTTTCGCCCATCAACATCGGCATGGACACCTTGCTCCACGAATCGGTCCCTGAATCGGCCCGTGGCCGGATCTTCTCCACCCGGGAGTGGTTGCTACATGTGTTTTTCGCCGGGTCGGCCTTCGTTATCGGCCAGCTCACGAACTTCTTCGCGGTCCGACATCTGCTCTTCACCATCGGCGCAACGGTCGGGCTTGCGTCCATTGCTGGTTTCTTCGCCACCCGTGGCCGCAGTATCGGATAGAAGTAATGAACCAATGACCAATCTTCCAATGCCCAAACGGCACGTCTGTTTCCGTTTGTCCAGAAAGGAGAATCCTGATGCCTGACATAAGAATCAAACGGCTGGCCCGACTCCTCGTCCGCTACAGTATCGGCGTCAAGAAAGGCGACTGGGTGCGGATTGAAGGTCCAGCCTTGGCTGAAGAACTAATCCGCTGTGCGATGGTCGAAGTGCTTCGTGCCGGCGGTCATCCGATGCTTCGCATCTCGCTGCCCGGCACCGCTTACACGTTCTACCACCATGCAAACGACGACCAGCTCCGTTTCATCGCACCGAGCGAGAAACTCGAGGTCGAACGAATCAACGGCCGGTTGTTCTTCTGGGGCGGCTGGAACACCAAGGAACTGACCGGTATCCCGCCCCGCAAACTGGCCCTTGCTGGCCGGGCGCGCAAACCGGTCTTTAACCGGATGCTTGAGCGTATCGCCAAAGGCTCGCTCCGCTGGTGCGGCACGATGTTCCCAACCAATTCCTCGGCCCAGGACGCTGAAATGTCGCTTGAGGAATACCAGGATTTTGTGTTTACAGCCGGCATGCTCGACAAGAAAGATCCGATTGCCGAGTGGAAAAAGGTATCCAGGCGTCAGGCCCGGCTCGTCCGGTACCTGAACCGGCTCTCAACCATCAGGATTGTTGCACCTGACACCGACCTGTCTTTCAACGTGCGCGGTCGCAAGTGGGTCAACTGCGACGGCCACGTGAACTTTCCGGACGGCGAAGTATTCACCGGCCCGGTCGAGAACTCAGCCGAGGGCAAGGTCCGCTACACATTTCCTGCCGTGTACCAGGGCCGCGAAGTCCAGAACGTCAGACTCGTGTTCCGCCGGGGACGGGTCGTCGAAGCGAAAGCAGACAAAGGTGAAGACTTCCTCAAAGCGATGCTTGGCACTGATGCGGGAGCCAGACGGGTCGGCGAACTCGCCTTCGGCACGAACTACTCAATCAAGCGCTTCACCCGAAACACCCTGTTCGACGAGAAAATCGGCGGCACGGTCCACATCGCACTCGGCGCGGGTCTGCCTGAAACCGGCTCAAAGAACCGGTCCGGCATCCACTGGGACATGGTCTGCGACACGCGCAAGGACTCGGTCATCTACGGCGACGGCAAACCCATCGCCCGAAACGGCCGATTCCTTATCTAATCACAGCGACTCCGGCCTGAGTCCTGATTCGGCAGACGGATCTCATCAGCTTGTCGCTGGAATGTCGCCAGCAGCAATCCAGATGACCAAACCCCATGCCTTTCTATACCTCCTCTTTACAAGAGGAGGCATAGGGTGAAGGTGGTGTCTCGGACAAGTCTCAGTAGATTCGCGTCAACTCTTGGGAAGTGCAAAGGCCGAATTGACAACGTGCCAGAGCGGGCTAACATAGCAGTCCGCACAACAAGTAGACAGCAGTGAGTTGGAATAGGAGCAGACAAGGTGAAGCAGGTTCAGATTCCAGAATTGACTACGGAGGTATGATGTCAGAAGTTCTTGAAATACGCTGGCACGGTCGCGGCGGCCAAGGTGCAAAGACTGCGGCGCTTCTGTTTGGCGAGGCCGCGCTCGATACCGGCAAATTCATTCAGGCCTTTCCAGAGTACGGGCCGGAGCGGATGGGCGCACCAGTGCAGGCGTTCAACCGGCTGTCGGATGAACCGATTCGTACCCACTCCGGCATCAAGGAGCCGAAGATAGTGGTAGTTCTAGATGCGTCGCTCATCGAAACGGCCCGGGTCACCGAGGGTCTGAAGGAAGATGGTATTCTACTGGTGAACACCACTGAGACGCCTGAAGAATTGCGGAAGAGGGTAAGACTGCCGGAAAACATCAAGGTCTATGCAGTGGACGCCTCGAAGATAGCGATGGAAACAGTGGGCAAGAATGTGCCCAATACGCCAATGCTGGGCGCACTGGTGAAAGTCACCGGGGTTCTGGAGTTTGAGCCGATGATGAAAGCAATCGAACACAAACTTTCCGAGAAGTTCCGAGGCGGCAAGGAAAAGTTCATCAAACCCAATTTAGAGTCGGTGCGCCGGGCGTACGAAGAGGTGAAAGAATGAGAGAACACGCTGGATTCCATCTACGGGATTACAGATTGCAGAACAACTGAAGGACGAGGATATGACAAAATTGAAGAGCTGGAAAGAACTACCGTGCGGCGCGATTATTGACGACCCGAAGGCGGTACTGGAAAACAAGACCGGTGCCTGGCGGTCTCAGCGGCCGGTGTGGAACAAGGACAGGTGTATCCATTGTCTGACCTGTTGGATTTACTGCCCGGACGCAGCCATTATTGTGAAGGACGGCAAGAATCAGGGAATCAACTACGACTACTGCAAGGGCTGCGGTATCTGCGCTTCGGTCTGTCCGAAGAAGGTGCAGGCGATAACGATGGAACAGGAGCGGAAATGATACTGGCGAAAACCGGAAACGAGGCTCTGGCCTACGCGATGAAGCAGATAAACCCGGATGTGGTAGCTGCTTACCCGATAACGCCTTCCACCGAGATTGTGCAGATATTCGCTGGGTATGTGAACGACGGTTTGGTGGATTCGGAGTTTGTGGCAGTCGAGTCGGAGCACTCAGCCATGGCTGCCTGCATCGGAGCCGCCGCCTGCGGCTGCCGGACAATGACCGCGACCGCGTCCCAGGGCCTTGCCTTGATGCACGAGATGCTGTTCATCGCGGGCGGTCTGCGTCTGCCCATCGTGATGCCCATCGCCTCCCGTTCGCTTTCCTCGCCCCTGAACATTCACGGCGACCACTCGGATTCACTGGCATCGCGCGACTCAGGTTGGATGCAGTTCTTCTGCGAAACGGTGCAGGAAGGGTACGACACACTAATCCAGGCGGTGAAGATTGCCGAGAAGGCCTCATTGCCCGCGATTGTCGCGGTGGACGGGTTTATCCTCTCGCACTGTCTGGAGCGCATCGAGTCGTTCGAGGACAAGAAGGTACGGGACTGGCTCGGGAAGTGGAAGCCGAACTGGGACCTTCTGGACATCAAGCACCCGATTCTAGTTGGCCCGGCCACGATGCAGGACTACTATTTCGAGTTCAAGCGAAGCCAGATCGAAGGAATGAACAGGGCGCTTCCGATTGTGGAAGAGGTGCAGGCCGACTTTGCGAAGCAGTTTGGCCGAGGGTACGGAGTCATCGAGGAGTACAAGACCGAAGATGCGGAAGCGGTCGTGCTTCTGATGGGCTCGGCCTGCGGCACGATGCGCGAGGCGGTTGATGCGCTGCGCAAGCAGGGCAAGAAGGTTGGAATGGTCAAACTGCGCGTGTACCGGCCGTTACCGCACCCGATTCTGAAGCAGGCGCTGGCCAGGTTCAAGACAGTGGCGATTATGGACCGGGCCGATGCGGTAAACTCCTATGGTGGCCCGCTCTTCACCGAAGTGACGTCCTTGCTCTATGACCTGCCGCAGCGACCCAAAGCGCTGGCCTATGTGTATGGCCTGGGCGGTAAAGAGTTCACGCCTGAGGATGGAATCGGTGTTCTCGAGCAGGCACTGGCCGGCAAGAAGGATGCGCTGGTGACTTATGTAGGAGTGAGGTAGGCAATGAGAATTGATTTCAGATACCAGATACCAGATGCCAGATTGCAGAACAGGGCGCACAAGGAGCAGACATGGCGCGGCTAAAGGACCTGTGTAAGAATCCGGAGTTGTTTTCAAGCGGACATCGGGCATGTGCCGGCTGCGGCGAAGCGCTGGCGGTGAGACAAGTGCTGCTTGCCACCCCGCCCAACAAGGTGGTAGGCATCATGCCGACCGGGTGTACCGAGATATTCTCGTCCATCTATCCGCATTCAGCTTGGCAGATTCCGATGATTCATACTGCGTTTGAGACTGCGGCCTCGACTGCGGCCGGAGTCGAGACTGCGTACCGGTTCAGAAAGAAGATGGGACTCATTCAGGACGACCTCAAGTTCATCGCCTTTGGCGGCGACGGTGGCACTTATGACATCGGGTTCCAAGCTATCTCCGGCGCCTTCGAGCGCCGGCACCGATTCCTTTATGTATGTACGGACAATGAGGGCTATATGAACACCGGTATTCAACGGTCATCGGCTACGCCTTACGGTGCGCACACGACCACCTCCCCCGCCGGCGAGGTCGTGCCGGGCAAGCAGATGCATCGCAAGGACATAATGGAAATCATTATTGCCCACAATCCGGCCTATGCGGCTCAGACCACGGTTGCCTTATGGAACGACCTTGTAACTAAGGTCCAGAAGGCCCTCGCCGCAGACGGGCCGTCGTTTCTGAACATACTGGTGCCGTGTCCTCTGGGCTGGGGCCATCCAGGCGACATGACCATCGAGCTTTCCCGGCTTGCGGCTGACACGTGCTTCTGGCCCATCTACGAATACGAGAACGGCAAGTACAAGATAACCTACGAGCCGAAAGAAAAGAAGCCGGTTGAGGAGTTCATGAAACCACAGGGTCGGTTCGCGCACCTGTTCAAGGACGAGCAGGGTAAGGCGATAATCGCCGAGAATAAGCGCTACATAGACGCGCAGTGGGCCCTGCTTCATAAGAAACAGGAAGCGCTCTGCGTGGCGTAGGACAGCGCAAACCCAATCTCAAACACAAGCAAGCGGGCCGGCATATGCCGGCCCGCTGCGCAGTCGAGACTCTCTAGTCCAGCTTGAGCAGACTGATGGTGACTTGACGTCCGCTAGCTTCCAGCCGACAGAAGTAGGCACCGGCTGGAACAATTGCTCCGGTTGCGTTTCTGCCGTCCCAAGTGATAGAGGTGGCAGCTAACGGTTCTTGACTTGCCGTGCGAATCGTGCGGACCAGATTGCCACAGGCATCGTAGATTCTCAATTCCGTTGGGCTGTTGGCCACAACCCGCAGGCTGACAGCCGTACGGAACGGATTCGTCTCAGCTTCAAGCGTAAGGTGCGAGGCGTGAGGCACGAGTCCGTGTTCCGCGATGCCGGCACCGGCCTTGACCGTCACGTACTTGAAAAGGTCGTTGTTCTCAAGGTGCACGTCTCCGTTCACGGTCAGCGTGCAGCAGGCGATGTGGGTACCTTCGTTCCGGGAACGCCAGGTTGGGAAAGTCAATGTAGTCTCGGCTCCGGCTGGCACGTTCTTCTGTCCACCGCGTGCGTAGTTATCGCCCGGTATTCGAAACACAGCTCGGACAACTTCTTCCTCAGTTCCGTAGTTGGTAA
The sequence above is a segment of the candidate division WOR-3 bacterium genome. Coding sequences within it:
- a CDS encoding MFS transporter, which produces MDEKKAIEGGSDCRPEAPTTVVMNNRSQLLPVLRIPEFVVFSVSQAVSLFGDKLDYMALLAMIAYFAEVLRLDSARAISFLSVVVALPVILFGPLAGILVDRWDRRKVMVVCDSARTVLVLLIPLVAIATKSLYLVFTVAFGVFLFGLFFNTSRLSIIPNLVGPERVLGANSLMNLIGRVATLLGMFLGGLIVDWSGWLGLGIRPTWTAGFYLDALTYLVSVIALLVIFRRLAGAWHPPEKRLTVSDEARMFLDQQSKMLREVKELWQLVTREPSVFFVNCTVLAYVIMGAAVLVLYIPIIQSGRDAGGVGLGTKGVGYVAAIGSVGLVVSSMAYGIIGHRLRKHKVMLGSFLVLGLIAMALAISRQFVWVAPLALLAGLALSPINIGMDTLLHESVPESARGRIFSTREWLLHVFFAGSAFVIGQLTNFFAVRHLLFTIGATVGLASIAGFFATRGRSIG
- a CDS encoding aminopeptidase encodes the protein MPDIRIKRLARLLVRYSIGVKKGDWVRIEGPALAEELIRCAMVEVLRAGGHPMLRISLPGTAYTFYHHANDDQLRFIAPSEKLEVERINGRLFFWGGWNTKELTGIPPRKLALAGRARKPVFNRMLERIAKGSLRWCGTMFPTNSSAQDAEMSLEEYQDFVFTAGMLDKKDPIAEWKKVSRRQARLVRYLNRLSTIRIVAPDTDLSFNVRGRKWVNCDGHVNFPDGEVFTGPVENSAEGKVRYTFPAVYQGREVQNVRLVFRRGRVVEAKADKGEDFLKAMLGTDAGARRVGELAFGTNYSIKRFTRNTLFDEKIGGTVHIALGAGLPETGSKNRSGIHWDMVCDTRKDSVIYGDGKPIARNGRFLI
- a CDS encoding 2-oxoacid:acceptor oxidoreductase family protein, with product MSEVLEIRWHGRGGQGAKTAALLFGEAALDTGKFIQAFPEYGPERMGAPVQAFNRLSDEPIRTHSGIKEPKIVVVLDASLIETARVTEGLKEDGILLVNTTETPEELRKRVRLPENIKVYAVDASKIAMETVGKNVPNTPMLGALVKVTGVLEFEPMMKAIEHKLSEKFRGGKEKFIKPNLESVRRAYEEVKE
- a CDS encoding 4Fe-4S dicluster-binding protein, with amino-acid sequence MTKLKSWKELPCGAIIDDPKAVLENKTGAWRSQRPVWNKDRCIHCLTCWIYCPDAAIIVKDGKNQGINYDYCKGCGICASVCPKKVQAITMEQERK
- the porA gene encoding pyruvate ferredoxin oxidoreductase, whose translation is MILAKTGNEALAYAMKQINPDVVAAYPITPSTEIVQIFAGYVNDGLVDSEFVAVESEHSAMAACIGAAACGCRTMTATASQGLALMHEMLFIAGGLRLPIVMPIASRSLSSPLNIHGDHSDSLASRDSGWMQFFCETVQEGYDTLIQAVKIAEKASLPAIVAVDGFILSHCLERIESFEDKKVRDWLGKWKPNWDLLDIKHPILVGPATMQDYYFEFKRSQIEGMNRALPIVEEVQADFAKQFGRGYGVIEEYKTEDAEAVVLLMGSACGTMREAVDALRKQGKKVGMVKLRVYRPLPHPILKQALARFKTVAIMDRADAVNSYGGPLFTEVTSLLYDLPQRPKALAYVYGLGGKEFTPEDGIGVLEQALAGKKDALVTYVGVR
- a CDS encoding thiamine pyrophosphate-dependent enzyme, whose product is MARLKDLCKNPELFSSGHRACAGCGEALAVRQVLLATPPNKVVGIMPTGCTEIFSSIYPHSAWQIPMIHTAFETAASTAAGVETAYRFRKKMGLIQDDLKFIAFGGDGGTYDIGFQAISGAFERRHRFLYVCTDNEGYMNTGIQRSSATPYGAHTTTSPAGEVVPGKQMHRKDIMEIIIAHNPAYAAQTTVALWNDLVTKVQKALAADGPSFLNILVPCPLGWGHPGDMTIELSRLAADTCFWPIYEYENGKYKITYEPKEKKPVEEFMKPQGRFAHLFKDEQGKAIIAENKRYIDAQWALLHKKQEALCVA